Proteins co-encoded in one Colletes latitarsis isolate SP2378_abdomen chromosome 13, iyColLati1, whole genome shotgun sequence genomic window:
- the Eloa gene encoding transcription elongation factor elongin A, protein MSVVDKIKHYQRNIEKCDDNEDRILHCISKLSNLPVTVQHLQETGVGRTVNALRKYDGGIGDAAKALVAKWKVMVASEETSEGEDEDEACVPDAPESYSDSRESPKSEESVTRHKSQESGKHRHKIERSETSNIVHSNKHASKQESKLKLDKPQAKNNCDVAKSSGSETEKQKKHERNKHSHKYQSRSDKESLKDNKSASKKDDVHSSKHQNHNKSDSLEKYSNKLSDSSTLSKSSEENQKKRKIDGSSTVRKESKRRKNSESESDESKIQVPLTFEKHNSNATSSTIKIKEEPKDKDVSIKTEIKQEKKDSPEKFKSSSSKHRNDPSSSKLKDNGEKLKYKSETQTSCSKDEIKATESYHSNKESSESKHNSSSSDKHRDKSKDRSKKKEYKEGKTKHESKSSKESKHSKHGSKEPKELSKTKQEINGDEGIDCNSGASFAEALGMCTMAQPSRKRSNNSSNPTSTKLIKQEQPATNNKKSVPKTESTSSDPLQPPSLLSSTVKLEPLSIDLASTLPEISPNYKPLPYINPMHRKEEDKALTDVIYVKNQRTKVYSGNKSNYTSVPTLFELCIRVLIENIDALEVTGGVPFDIIKPVLERATADQLFMLEHYNPYLIEDTNCLWQFHCNREFRSKQREEMETWREMYMRCLDEREAKLKTLTANIKQSIDKSIPVRSTKLAYVDNVVKPPRNILKKQAKYGTANSVPNTASSLKKKLISGGGPAAATNIAVPPPPMPRIKTTSGNMKKTKAPLMAKALQLIKGRYKR, encoded by the exons ATGTCTGTTGTGGATAAAATTAAACATTATCaacgaaatattgaaaaatgcgaTGACAATGAAGATAGA ATATTACATTGCATTTCAAAGCTATCCAATTTGCCAGTGACTGTGCAACACCTTCAAGAGACCGGCGTAGGACGCACAGTAAATGCCCTAAGGAAGTACGATGGTGGTATAGGAGATGCTGCAAAGGCACTTGTCGCTAAATGGAAAGTCATGGTTGCTAGCGAAGAAACTAGCGAAGGTGAAGATGAGGATGAAGCATGCGTTCCCGATGCACCTGAAAGTTACAGCGATAGCCGCGAATCTCCAAAATCTGAAGAAAGTGTCACAAG ACACAAGAGTCAAGAAAGTGGAAAACATAGGCACAAGATAGAAAGAAGCGAAACATCAAATATAGTACACAGTAATAAACATGCATCTAAAcaagaatcaaaattaaaacTTGATAAACCTCAAGCTAAAAACAATTGTGATGTTGCCAAAAGTTCAGGGAGTGAAACAGAAAAGCAAAAGAAACATGAGAGAAACAAACACAGCCATAAGTATCAGTCGCGAAGCGATAAAGAATCTTTAAAGGATAATAAAAGTGCCTCTAAGAAAGATGATGTTCATAGTTCTAAACATCAGAATCATAATAAATCCGATAGCTTGGAAAAATATTCTAATAAGTTGTCTGATAGTAGTACTTTATCCAAAAGCAGCGAAGAAAATCAGAAGAAACGAAAGATCGATGGTTCGAGTACCGTGAGAAAAGAAAGCAAACGgagaaaaaattccgaaagcgaAAGCGACGAAAGTAAAATTCAAGTACCTTTGACTTTTGAAAAGCATAACAGTAACGCTACGTCTAgtacaattaaaataaaagaagaGCCTAAGGATAAAGATGTATCGATTAAAACTGAGATTAAGCAGGAAAAGAAAGACTCCCCTGAAAAATTTAAGAGCAGTTCTAGCAAACACAGAAACGATCCATCTAGTAGCAAATTAAAAGACAACGGGGAGAAATTAAAGTATAAAAGCGAAACGCAAACAAGCTGTAGTAAAGATGAAATTAAAGCAACTGAAAGTTATCATTCCAATAAGGAATCTTCAGAGTCAAAGCATAATAGTTCCTCTAGTGATAAGCATCGCGATAAAAGTAAAGATCGAAGTAAAAAAAAGGAATACAAAGAAGGGAAAACTAAACATGAAAGTAAATCTAGTAAAGAGTCAAAGCATTCAAAGCATGGATCAAAGGAACCAAAAGAATTGTCAAAGACCAAACAAGAAATTAATGGCGATGAGGGGATAGATTGCAATTCCG GGGCTAGTTTTGCAGAGGCACTTGGTATGTGTACAATGGCTCAGCCATCTAGAAAACGTAGTAACAATTCTTCAAACCCAACTTCAACAAAACTGATTAAACAAGAACAACCAGctacaaataataaaaaatcagTACCAAAAACCGAATCGACGAGTAGCGATCCTTTAcaa CCACCATCTCTTTTGTCATCGACCGTAAAATTAGAGCCATTGAGCATAGATTTGGCGTCTACACTGCCTGAAATTAGTCCCAATTATAAGCCATTACCGTACATAAATCCAATGCATCGCAAAGAAGAAGACAAAGCTCTTACCGATGTGATCTACGTTAAAAATCAAAG AACAAAAGTGTACTCAGGAAATAAATCCAATTATACAAGTGTGCCAACTCTGTTCGAATTGTGTATTAGAGTACTGATAGAAAACATTGACG CACTCGAAGTTACTGGTGGCGTGCCTTTCGATATAATAAAACCCGTTCTGGAACGCGCAACAGCCGATCAATTGTTCATGTTGGAGCATTATAATCCTTATTTAATCGAAGACACAAATTGTTTGTGGCAGTTCCATTGTAAtcgagaatttagaagtaaacaGCGGGAGGAAATGGAAACGTGGCGTGAAATGTACATG cgCTGTCTGGATGAAAGGGAAGCAAAATTAAAAACGCTCACTGCTAATATAAAACAATCGATCGATAAATCGATTCCCGTAAGATCTACCAAGCTTGCATACGTTGATAATGTCGTAAAACCACCGAGGAATATTCTTAAAAAACAAGCCAAATATGGTACTGCAAATTCGGTACCTAATACTGCCTCTAgtttaaagaaaaaattaattagCGGTGGTGGTCCTGCAGCCGCAACAAACATCGCTGTTCCGCCTCCACCTATGCCTCGTATAAAAACAA CATCTGGTAATATGAAGAAAACAAAAGCACCGCTAATGGCTAAAGCTCTGCAGTTAATAAAAGGACGTTACAAGCGGTAG
- the Xxylt gene encoding xyloside xylosyltransferase has product MLLLRKVLINLTVLAVVLVLFYCYQTLNGFRWSVRITPQNASTLQSSRSGDTVLSSVLLASENIYYNVWCIFTKVASNSPMRRKFEIFADSLLRLSSVDIALHVITDEDSKDVAEKVLDSVLSSTGKFMKVQYYDVHELASRLEDIVLVMSSHFSSKPGTYYSDALFFLSLGLHRVAPVEQSLAAMFDADTKFRKDIKDLFEEFNSFGSQALFGLAPELTPVYRHVLYLYRNKHPHTVFGEPAGSGGYPGYNSGVVLFNLDRLRNSSIYQQIVKKESVDSMTEKYHFKGHLGDQDFYTLLGMERPDLIRTIDCGWNRQLCTWWRDRGYADVFQNYSSCDSETKLWHGNCNTPVPDN; this is encoded by the exons ATGCTCTTGCTACGCAAGGTGCTAATAAATCTGACGGTGCTCGCCGTGGTCCTAGTGCTGTTCTACTGTTACCAAACCTTAAATGGTTTCCGTTGGTCCGTGCGAATTACCCCTCAGAATGCCTCGACCCTCCAGTCGAGTCGTTCTGGGGACACTGTGCTCTCGAGTGTGTTGCTCGCGAGCGAAAACATTTACTACAACGTGTGGTGCATATTCACCAAAGTCGCTAGCAACTCGCCGATGAGACGCAAGTTCGAGATCTTCGCGGACTCGTTGCTCCGATTATCTTCAGTCGACATCGCGTTACACGTGATAACTGACGAAGACAGCAAGGATGTGGCCGAGAAAGTTCTCGACAGCGTCTTGTCCTCCACTGGAAAATTCATGAAG GTACAATACTATGACGTACATGAGCTGGCGTCTCGATTAGAGGATATCGTGCTGGTCATGTCTTCGCACTTCAGCAGCAAGCCAGGGACTTATTACTCGGATGCCCTGTTCTTTCTGTCCCTGGGTTTGCACCGAGTGGCCCCGGTCGAACAGAGCCTGGCGGCAATGTTCGACGCGGACACCAAGTTCCGCAAGGACATTAAAGACCTGTTCGAAGAGTTCAACAGTTTCGGAAGCCAAGCCTTGTTCGGTTTGGCGCCGGAGCTCACACCGGTTTATAGGCACGTTTTGTATTTGTATCGCAATAAACATCCACACACAGTGTTTGGTGAACCTGCTGGGTCCGGTGGCTACCCGGGTTACAACAGCGGAGTGGTGCTGTTCAACCTGGACAGGCTTCGAAATTCGTCCATTTACCAGCAGATCGTTAAAAAGGAGAGCGTCGATTCCATGACGGAGAAGTACCACTTCAAG GGTCATCTGGGAGACCAAGATTTCTACACGCTGCTTGGCATGGAGAGACCAGATCTAATTCGAACCATCGACTGTGGTTGGAACAGACAACTCTGCACATGGTGGAGAGACCGTGGCTACGCGGACGTCTTCCAAAATTATTCCAGCTGCGACTCGGAGACCAAATTATGGCACGGGAACTGCAATACCCCTGTACCTGACAATTAG